Proteins encoded within one genomic window of Humulus lupulus chromosome 1, drHumLupu1.1, whole genome shotgun sequence:
- the LOC133812617 gene encoding succinate dehydrogenase [ubiquinone] flavoprotein subunit, mitochondrial isoform X1: MWRCVSRGLRVPSSSSPKRSIVNDSLRSHISRFFSSESQSAGRSSYTVVDHTYDAVVVGAGGAGLRAAIGLSEHGFNTACITKLFPTRSHTVAAQGGINAALGNMTEDDWRWHMYDTVKGSDWLGDQDAIQYMCREAPKAVIELENYGLPFSRTEDGKIYQRAFGGQSLNFGKGGQAYRCACAADRTGHALLHTLYGQAMKHNTQFFVEYFALDLIMNSDGTCQGVIALNMDDGTLHRFRAASTILATGGYGRTYFSATSAHTCTGDGNAMVSRAGLPLQDLEFVQFHPTGIYGAGCLITEGSRGEGGILRNSEGERFMERYAPTAKDLASRDVVSRSMTMEIREGRGVGPLKDHIYLHLNHLPPDVLKERLPGISETAAIFAGVDVTKEPIPVLPTVHYNMGGIPTNYHGEVVTIKGDDPDTVIPGLMAAGEAACASVHGANRLGANSLLDIVVFGRACANRVAEIHRPGETQKPLENDAGEKTIAWLDKLRNSNGSTPTSSIRLNMQRVMQNNAAVFRTQETLEEGCKLIDKTWESFHDVKVTDRSLIWNSDLIETIELENLLINACITMHSAEARKESRGAHAREDFSTRDDENWMKHTLGYWENEKVRLDYRPVHMNTLDDEIETFPPKARVY, translated from the exons ATGTGGCGGTGCGTTTCTCGAGGTCTTCGAgtaccatcttcttcttctcccAAGAGATCGATCGTCAATGATTCCCTGAGATCTCACATTTCACGATTCTTCTCCTCAGAATCA CAGAGTGCAGGGCGATCCTCATACACCGTGGTTGACCATACATATGATGCAGTGGTTGTAGGGGCGGGTGGTGCAGGGTTGAGAGCTGCTATAGGGCTCTCAGAGCATGGATTTAACACTGCTTGTATTACCAAGCTTTTTCCAACTCGTTCGCACACTGTTGCAGCTCAG GGTGGTATCAATGCTGCACTAGGAAATATGACTGAAGATGACTGGAGGTGGCACATGTATGACACTGTCAAAGGAAGTGACTGGCTAG gTGACCAGGATGCCATCCAGTATATGTGTAGAGAGGCTCCAAAAGCTGTGATTGAGCTTGAAAATTATGGACTGCCCTTTTCTCGGACTGAAGATGGAAAAATATATCAACGTGCATTTGGTGGTCAAAGCCTTAACTTTGGAAAAG GTGGGCAAGCATACCGTTGTGCATGTGCTGCTGATCGAACTGGGCATGCATTATTGCATACCCTATATGGGCAGGCCATGAAGCACAATACACAGTTTTTTGTGGAATATTTTGCTCTCGACCTAATAATGAACAGTGATG GTACCTGCCAAGGAGTAATTGCATTAAATATGGATGATGGTACTTTGCATCGTTTCCGTGCTGCCTCAACAATTTTGGCCACTGGG GGTTATGGCAGGACATACTTTTCAGCAACCTCAGCTCATACCTGCACTGGAGATGGCAATGCCATGGTTTCACGAGCTGGCCTCCCTCTCcag GATTTAGAGTTTGTTCAATTTCACCCTACAGGTATATATGGCGCTGGGTGCCTGATCACTGAAG GATCGCGTGGGGAAGGTGGTATTCTTAGGAATAGTGAAGGTGAGCGGTTTATGGAGCGGTATGCCCCTACAGCTAAGGATCTTGCTTCAAGAGATGTTGTTTCAAGATCTATGACTATGGAAATTCGAGAGGGCCGTGGTGTAG GACCTTTGAAGGACCATATTTATCTCCACTTGAATCACTTACCCCCAGATGTTCTCAAGGAGAGGCTTCCCGGTATATCCGAAACTGCTGCCATATTTGCAGGTGTTGATGTCACAAAGGAGCCCATTCCTGTCTTACCCACCGTGCACTATAATATGGGTGGTATTCCAACTAATTACCATGGCGAG GTGGTGACTATTAAAGGTGATGACCCAGATACAGTAATTCCTGGATTGATGGCTGCTGGGGAGGCTGCCTGTGCATCAGTTCATGGTGCCAATAGGCTTGGGGCAAACTCCCTCCTTGACATTGTTGTTTTCGGTCGAGCTTGTGCAAATAGAGTTGCAGAGATCCATAGGCCAG GAGAGACTCAAAAGCCTTTGGAGAATGATGCTGGTGAGAAGACTATTGCATGGCTGGACAAACTAAGGAATTCAAATGGTTCAACACCAACTTCTAGCATTCGGTTGAATATGCAACGTGTCATGCAAAATAATGCTGCTGTCTTCCGTACACAAGAAACTTTAGAAGAAG GTTGCAAGTTGATTGACAAGACATGGGAGAGTTTTCATGATGTTAAAGTAACAGACCGAAGTTTGATATG GAACTCTGACTTAATAGAGACTATCGAGCTGGAGAATCTTTTGATAAATGCTTGTATCACTATGCATTCTGCCGAGGCCAGGAAAGAAAGCAGAGGAGCACATGCCCGTGAAGATTTTTCT ACAAGAGATGATGAAAACTGGATGAAACACACCTTGGG ATATTGGGAGAATGAGAAAGTGCGCCTAGATTACAGGCCAGTTCATATGAACACATTAGATGACGAAATCGAGACATTCCCACCTAAAGCTCGTGTCTATTGA
- the LOC133812617 gene encoding succinate dehydrogenase [ubiquinone] flavoprotein subunit 1, mitochondrial isoform X2, translating to MWRCVSRGLRVPSSSSPKRSIVNDSLRSHISRFFSSESSAGRSSYTVVDHTYDAVVVGAGGAGLRAAIGLSEHGFNTACITKLFPTRSHTVAAQGGINAALGNMTEDDWRWHMYDTVKGSDWLGDQDAIQYMCREAPKAVIELENYGLPFSRTEDGKIYQRAFGGQSLNFGKGGQAYRCACAADRTGHALLHTLYGQAMKHNTQFFVEYFALDLIMNSDGTCQGVIALNMDDGTLHRFRAASTILATGGYGRTYFSATSAHTCTGDGNAMVSRAGLPLQDLEFVQFHPTGIYGAGCLITEGSRGEGGILRNSEGERFMERYAPTAKDLASRDVVSRSMTMEIREGRGVGPLKDHIYLHLNHLPPDVLKERLPGISETAAIFAGVDVTKEPIPVLPTVHYNMGGIPTNYHGEVVTIKGDDPDTVIPGLMAAGEAACASVHGANRLGANSLLDIVVFGRACANRVAEIHRPGETQKPLENDAGEKTIAWLDKLRNSNGSTPTSSIRLNMQRVMQNNAAVFRTQETLEEGCKLIDKTWESFHDVKVTDRSLIWNSDLIETIELENLLINACITMHSAEARKESRGAHAREDFSTRDDENWMKHTLGYWENEKVRLDYRPVHMNTLDDEIETFPPKARVY from the exons ATGTGGCGGTGCGTTTCTCGAGGTCTTCGAgtaccatcttcttcttctcccAAGAGATCGATCGTCAATGATTCCCTGAGATCTCACATTTCACGATTCTTCTCCTCAGAATCA AGTGCAGGGCGATCCTCATACACCGTGGTTGACCATACATATGATGCAGTGGTTGTAGGGGCGGGTGGTGCAGGGTTGAGAGCTGCTATAGGGCTCTCAGAGCATGGATTTAACACTGCTTGTATTACCAAGCTTTTTCCAACTCGTTCGCACACTGTTGCAGCTCAG GGTGGTATCAATGCTGCACTAGGAAATATGACTGAAGATGACTGGAGGTGGCACATGTATGACACTGTCAAAGGAAGTGACTGGCTAG gTGACCAGGATGCCATCCAGTATATGTGTAGAGAGGCTCCAAAAGCTGTGATTGAGCTTGAAAATTATGGACTGCCCTTTTCTCGGACTGAAGATGGAAAAATATATCAACGTGCATTTGGTGGTCAAAGCCTTAACTTTGGAAAAG GTGGGCAAGCATACCGTTGTGCATGTGCTGCTGATCGAACTGGGCATGCATTATTGCATACCCTATATGGGCAGGCCATGAAGCACAATACACAGTTTTTTGTGGAATATTTTGCTCTCGACCTAATAATGAACAGTGATG GTACCTGCCAAGGAGTAATTGCATTAAATATGGATGATGGTACTTTGCATCGTTTCCGTGCTGCCTCAACAATTTTGGCCACTGGG GGTTATGGCAGGACATACTTTTCAGCAACCTCAGCTCATACCTGCACTGGAGATGGCAATGCCATGGTTTCACGAGCTGGCCTCCCTCTCcag GATTTAGAGTTTGTTCAATTTCACCCTACAGGTATATATGGCGCTGGGTGCCTGATCACTGAAG GATCGCGTGGGGAAGGTGGTATTCTTAGGAATAGTGAAGGTGAGCGGTTTATGGAGCGGTATGCCCCTACAGCTAAGGATCTTGCTTCAAGAGATGTTGTTTCAAGATCTATGACTATGGAAATTCGAGAGGGCCGTGGTGTAG GACCTTTGAAGGACCATATTTATCTCCACTTGAATCACTTACCCCCAGATGTTCTCAAGGAGAGGCTTCCCGGTATATCCGAAACTGCTGCCATATTTGCAGGTGTTGATGTCACAAAGGAGCCCATTCCTGTCTTACCCACCGTGCACTATAATATGGGTGGTATTCCAACTAATTACCATGGCGAG GTGGTGACTATTAAAGGTGATGACCCAGATACAGTAATTCCTGGATTGATGGCTGCTGGGGAGGCTGCCTGTGCATCAGTTCATGGTGCCAATAGGCTTGGGGCAAACTCCCTCCTTGACATTGTTGTTTTCGGTCGAGCTTGTGCAAATAGAGTTGCAGAGATCCATAGGCCAG GAGAGACTCAAAAGCCTTTGGAGAATGATGCTGGTGAGAAGACTATTGCATGGCTGGACAAACTAAGGAATTCAAATGGTTCAACACCAACTTCTAGCATTCGGTTGAATATGCAACGTGTCATGCAAAATAATGCTGCTGTCTTCCGTACACAAGAAACTTTAGAAGAAG GTTGCAAGTTGATTGACAAGACATGGGAGAGTTTTCATGATGTTAAAGTAACAGACCGAAGTTTGATATG GAACTCTGACTTAATAGAGACTATCGAGCTGGAGAATCTTTTGATAAATGCTTGTATCACTATGCATTCTGCCGAGGCCAGGAAAGAAAGCAGAGGAGCACATGCCCGTGAAGATTTTTCT ACAAGAGATGATGAAAACTGGATGAAACACACCTTGGG ATATTGGGAGAATGAGAAAGTGCGCCTAGATTACAGGCCAGTTCATATGAACACATTAGATGACGAAATCGAGACATTCCCACCTAAAGCTCGTGTCTATTGA